The genomic stretch CGGGGCGCGGGCCCTTGAGCCCCAAAACCGCCCTGGCGCCGTGGTGACGCAGCGGTCCCACCCTTGACGGCAATTCCTCCGGGTGCCACGCTGAAACCAACCGCCAATGCCGGCGGCGCAGATCGGGAGGATGTTTCAATGAAGATCGCCACGATGAAAACAGTTGCCGCCGGCGCGGCCTTGCTGCTGACAATGGGGGTCCTGGCCGGGTGTTCCAACGGGGCCCAAAACTCCTCCGGCACAAGCTCCGAGAATGCCGCCACCGCCCAGATTGGTCTCCTCCTGCCGGATTCGGTCACTGCCCGGTATGAAAGTGCCGACAAGCCCTACTTCGAAGCCAAGGTCAAGGAGCTCTGCCCCGACTGCAAGGTGCTCTATGCCAATGCCGACGGCGACGCGGCCAAGCAGCAGCAGCAGGCCGAGTCGATGCTGACCCAGGGCGTGAAGGTCCTGGTCCTGGACCCCTTCGACGGTGAGGCCGCGGCCGCGGTCGTCGCCGAGGCGAAGGCAAAGAACGTCCCCGTCATCTCCTACGACCGCCTGATCAACAGTGCCGACCTCAGCTACTACATCTCCTTCGACAATGAAAAGGTGGGCGAACTGCAGGCCACTGCGCTCGTCGACAAGCTCAAGGCTGACGGGGTGGCGCCCGGCGACGGCGGCATCCTCATGGTCAACGGTTCGCCAACAGACAACAACGCCAGCCAGTTCAAGTCAGGCGCCCACAAGATCATTGACGCCAGCGGCTACAAGGTTCTCGCCGAGTTTGACACGCCAGGGTGGGAGCCCGCCAAGGCCCAGGACTGGGTGGCGGGCCAGCTGACCCAGTTCAAGGGCCAGATCAAGGGTGTCTATGCAGCCAACGACGGTGTCGGCGGTGCTGCGATCGCAGCCATGAAGGGTGCCGGCGTTTCACCGCTTCCCCCTGTCACCGGCCAGGACGCAGAGCTGGCAGGCATTCAGCGGATTCTCGCCGGGGACCAGTACATGACCGTCTACAAGGCGCTCAAGCCGGAAGCTGAGAAGGCTGCCGAGCTCGCCATCGACCTGACCAAGGGAAGCTCGCCCAAGGGTGATGTCACGGTGAAGACCAAGGGCGGTGCTGACATCCAGTCGTTCCTGCTGACCCCGGTCGCCGTCACGGTCGACACGATTGAGTCCACGGTGGTGAAGGACGGGTTCTACACGGTGGCCCAAATCTGCACCGCGGACTACAAGGAAGCCTGCGACAAGGCCGGCATCAAGTAGCCCCACCACCAAGTCGGCGCTGCTGCGAGGCGGCGCCGACTTGGCACTTTTCGGCCCGTCCGGGCCATCCGCCGATCCAAAGGAGTTGCACGTGAGCCTGCAAGCACACCCGGTTGGCCACGCCGGGCCGGTGCGAG from Arthrobacter stackebrandtii encodes the following:
- a CDS encoding sugar ABC transporter substrate-binding protein, producing the protein MKIATMKTVAAGAALLLTMGVLAGCSNGAQNSSGTSSENAATAQIGLLLPDSVTARYESADKPYFEAKVKELCPDCKVLYANADGDAAKQQQQAESMLTQGVKVLVLDPFDGEAAAAVVAEAKAKNVPVISYDRLINSADLSYYISFDNEKVGELQATALVDKLKADGVAPGDGGILMVNGSPTDNNASQFKSGAHKIIDASGYKVLAEFDTPGWEPAKAQDWVAGQLTQFKGQIKGVYAANDGVGGAAIAAMKGAGVSPLPPVTGQDAELAGIQRILAGDQYMTVYKALKPEAEKAAELAIDLTKGSSPKGDVTVKTKGGADIQSFLLTPVAVTVDTIESTVVKDGFYTVAQICTADYKEACDKAGIK